A segment of the Cydia splendana chromosome 16, ilCydSple1.2, whole genome shotgun sequence genome:
CGCCGTGAGACCGGCGGCAGCTACCAAACCGGCTTATGTCAGGGTTCAGGATTATTATGTACCAGCGCATAATGACACGCAGGTATGTGACTATCTCACAGTACCTATGAGACGCGCATCTACACTGTGACGAAATGTTCTATTCTGTTACACGCGGTATACCTCGTGGTGGAGGTTGCATGATGCTCATCGGTGCGTTACCGTCCACGCCGTGAGACCGGCGGCAGCTACCAAACCGGCTTATGTCAGGGTTCaggattattatatttattatgtacCAGCGCATAATGACACGCAGGTATGTGACTATCTCACAGTACCTATGAGACGCGCATCTACACTGTGACGAAATGTTGTGTTCTGTAACACGCGGTATACCTCGTTGTGGAGGCTGCATGATGCTCATCGGTGCGTTACCGTCCACGCCGTGGGACCGGCGGCAGCTACCAAACCGGCTTATGTCAGGGTTCAGGATTATTATGTACCAGCGCATAATGACACACAGGTATGTGACTAACTATCTCACAGTACCTATGAGACGCGCATCTACACTGTGACGAAATGTTCTGTTCTGTAACACGCGGTATACCTCGTGGTGGAGGTTGCATGATGCTCATCGGTGCTTTACCGTCCATGCCATAGGACTGGCCGAAGCTACCAAACCGGCTGATGTCAGGGTTCAGGATTATTATGTACCAGCGCATAATGACACACAGGTATGTGACTAACTATCTCACAGTAGGTATAGATAAAATTCTTTCAATTGagcttgttcacttacctgtactaacaatggtattgttctattacaatcctattatctgcttttgttctcgtaggcgccaaccaatttacttacaaaataagttagaagtacattgcatgtatattgaattctaaaccttatttcttgttgaatgggggttaaaatggtctaaaaagataatatcatattcaatcttttggaaagtcacatgcatcttagccacgacaggtgtcgatggttgttaaatgcaaaaaaagtcgggttagccattatttagttagtgtattttgtagtctattgtttaaagaaatagagtcgttaatctatactaacatttcaaggcggttataatctgcttttactGCGAGGGgattatcctaatttgtggtttaccactcaatggtattgtattcttgagactctttgagtaaactagCTCAGATCGCTTGATTCACACTATACCTATGAGACGCGTATCTACATTGTGACGAAATGTTATGTTCTGTAACACGCGGTATACCTCGTGGTGGAGGTTGCATGATGCTCATCGGTGCTTCACCGTCCACGCCGTGGGACCGGCCGCAGCTACCAAACCGACTTATGTCAGGGTTCAGGATTATTACCTATGTACCAGCACTTAATGACACTCAGGTATGTGTGTTATTTTGGTGTCCCATAGAGCGctcttcattttatttttagatatatgCTGTACCTATTGGTAGAGGTTCTCGACATGGAGCTCATCAAGTGTACGCAAAAGGACCAGATAAATATTAAGCAAGGACTGCAAAACCTCTAAAAAAGTTTCAATACAACTGTGGCTAGAACGTTACGGTTATGGCTGTCTTGACGAAGTCGTTTCGTTATAATTTTATGCTTTAATCATAACGAAACCTTTTCTAAGTGCTACCATTGTTACATATAGGTACGTGGTAGGTAGAATAGATACATAATATCTGTAACTTATCAATGATTCTGGAAAAAGAGtctattaacattaaataagtaCAAAGTACAACACACTTTTCATTTCAGATGTACACGATACCAGAAGATTGTCCATCGAGGATCTCACAAAGAAGCAACGACTATCTACGTTCAGACAACTTGTTCACCAAATCCCTATCAGAAGACGGTGAGATCCTGATCAACGACGAATTTACTCTCGAGGATGTGCCTCTAGAAGATCCTATTTACGATAATCTGACGAAGAAAGACGCgacagaaaataaaaatatagttgAAAATAAACCCAGTAACATAGAAGATGTGACAAGGAAAGATGagacagaaaataaaaatatagtagaaaataaaccCAGTAACATAGAAGAAGATAATCTGACAAAGCAAGATGAGACAGAAAGTAAAAATACAGATAAAAAAGTTAGTAACTTAGAAGCAGATAATGAAAGGAAACCTAAATTAGAATCTGAAAATGAAATCATTAGGATTGATGATAAAATTGAGAGGAATTTCGACAATATAGATGGTATCGTCATTAATCCAGGGATAAAAGATAATAATACAAATATTGATAAACCAGTTGACGATTCAGAAGGAGTAAACAATAACACCAACGTAGATAAACCAGTTGATGCAGAAACAGAACTTCCAGAAGCGAAAGAAGTAAGAACAGAGCATAGAATAGAAGTAAGAGATGATACTAAGCAAGAAGCAGAAGTAGACAATCCGAAGCTATCGAGTTTCCATGTGGTAAATTCGGAGAAAGATCTGGATGTTCCCGAAGGGATTGAAGGGCCGGTGCCTGTGGTTGTATTGCCACCTCCGAATTTTGTATCGGTTCCTCCTATTACGGGTAAGTACAAAATACGTAAATTACCTATGCATGATCCGGTATGACAAATAATTATGACTTAGTTACTAGTTTGGGCGATGACCCTAAATTAGTCTTGGCCTCCAATACAAGAGCACGCCATTTTACCCGGTCCTGTTCGGATTCAAAATGAGTCTTGCCCTCCAATACAAGAGCACGCCATTTTACCCGGTCCTGTCCAACAAAAAAATACCAAAACTATGAAcatgatcataaaaaaattatgggACATGAAACAGTAGCGGAATCTATGAGGATGAGGACATTGGCGGGATAGAAGTATTTTTTCTCaattttcattttttccccGATGTCATCGCCCCGGAAAGTCACCCAGTAAGGTCAACCGGGATTTTCTAATTCCGGGGTTATTGcgtctattatttatttttcaaatacGATTACCTAGTCGTAACGCCCTCTATGTTACGTGTTATTTCCAAATTATGATGATGGTATCCTGTTgtccctcatcagggacataggactctcagaagggatttccaCTGTTCACGGTCCTGCGCGGCCCCCCTTTAGCTCCGTCCAAGGTTATTACCAAGTAGCTCAGGCTTTTATCAATATAGATGCCAGCTCTTGTTATACAcgttgtttaaaaaataaattaaatagacgTAATAAACCCcatcataggtacctacttgtatttATCCCGGTCGACCTTACCTCAATTTGGACTCACTAAAATATTGACATGTTTATATTTTACAGCACCTAACGCAGCCTTCCCGTCTGTCCAAGCCAACCCAAAGGCGTTCTACAGCAACCCGCCCTACAGTTTCTACATCTATTCTGAACCTAGGCATAGATACGTGTATAAGCGCTAGACTGATAGTTTTAAATTGTGAGTAGGTCCCTGCTATTCTTCAGTAAAATTGTGTCTTTATCAGGAGTCCAATATCAATTTAGTTGATAAAATTATAATGGAAGTAAAAGAATAGGTTTACATAGTCTGCTGAATTAATTAAGGTTGATATTAGCGCCATCTAACGATTACATTGTGCACTTAAATAAGCACCAAGTTCACGACTCTGTGAACTGTTTACATGTTTAGTTCATCTGAAGCTACATAGATGTCGCTAATATAACTAATTGTATAAATTTACTCATTTTCCGGGAAGATACGTTACTAAAGGATTACACCTAAATTATttcgtttaaaatattattaaataaggaaaacttgtcctttactagtaaatacatagtttaagagtatttattatataatctCAGTGGATTTTTGGAGTCCCTGAGCCCTTAGTCGTAAGCAAGATTGTGAATCCGCCGCCCTTGTATGAAGGCTGTGATTAAACGATTTTATACCGAGGCTAGTGCTGTTTTTTGTCCCACTCCTTTTCAGGCGTACTTATATAATCTGTCGCTGTCTggcatacagtcagcagcagaagttgcgaagcggacgaggtgttcaaaattaccttgacacgctcttattctcttaacaagaaagtcgcgtcaagatcattaaATATTGCtgcttctgctgctgactgtacctaactacctacataatatgtGATCATATAGACAACTCTTTTGTAAAACTGCTAgatcagtagggctaccgccaataccgaaaatcgtcaattgcgggcatttttctctgtcactctaattacgccttcattggagtaaaagagtaagatccccgcaatttgcgaatttcggttttcgcggtagcccctcagggg
Coding sequences within it:
- the LOC134798401 gene encoding dynein heavy chain-like protein 2: MYTIPEDCPSRISQRSNDYLRSDNLFTKSLSEDGEILINDEFTLEDVPLEDPIYDNLTKKDATENKNIVENKPSNIEDVTRKDETENKNIVENKPSNIEEDNLTKQDETESKNTDKKVSNLEADNERKPKLESENEIIRIDDKIERNFDNIDGIVINPGIKDNNTNIDKPVDDSEGVNNNTNVDKPVDAETELPEAKEVRTEHRIEVRDDTKQEAEVDNPKLSSFHVVNSEKDLDVPEGIEGPVPVVVLPPPNFVSVPPITAPNAAFPSVQANPKAFYSNPPYSFYIYSEPRHRYVYKR